The DNA segment aacggtaaatttggatcattGACGGACCACTGTAGTATCATCaagccaccagcagaaccacccatCATATCCATCTTTACTTggcataatgtctatacaccaatttagAAGGAAACACAATAATATAGGAAAAATCCTCTTATAGGAATCGAACCAGGACTCATTGGTCACAAAGTCTTATCTCATTActaagatgccactaggctataagcCACTTGTGAAAGTGTTGGTGATTGGTAAGGCATCAATAAATAGACCAAAACTTTAAATTTATCTAATTAAGTAGACTCACTAAAACCAATTAATATTTTTGTAATTAACTAGTAAGTTCCCAAGACACATGAAACTTATACCGCAAAATAATACCCTACAATATCTTAATGTGGTATAATCATGACTACAAACAACTCTACAATTCATTAAATGCGTGGCcaatatatattaattaaggtTGTTAGCcacaaataaaaataatattagaaaCATCCAGAAGTCCAGATAAACAAGAATTCGTGATGGCTTAAAACTATACTAAAGttgaacaaaaaaataaaataaaaaacattttAAGACGGATAATACTATAATGAAATTCTAGAATCTTATTGAAACAATCATCAATCCATTTAAccaaaaaattaataataacggGGCATTCCACATGTAACAAATAACCACAAGTCACCATGGCTGATCACCTAATCACAATCCAACAAATGTATAACTCCAACACAAACCACCAACATGTTTTTACACTCACGAGAGACATGGAAATCGTCTACATCTAAGTGACAATACAACTTTGCAATCGTCACGTGGACAGATGGTGGGGACATAAGCAATCTCATCACAACCGTCCGATCGTTCTCGTTTGAAGTCAAACAATGAAGTGAACATCGCGATGAAGAGAACCAAGTGATTAATTGCATACCTCTGCCCCACACACTGGTGGGGCCCCGCTCCAAACGCCAAGTAATTCTTCTTATAAACCCGGTCCTCTTGCCGGTGTTCCATAAACCGGTCCGGGTCGAACCGGTCCGCCTCAATAAACCCTTGGAATGATGACTCGTAAACCGACGGAAAGACAATTGTACCTTTGGGGATTGTGTAGGTTTCCGTTAACGGAAAATCTTCTCCGGCGATGTGTGGGACCAGGGTCGCCGGAGCTCTGTACCGGATAACTTCCCTCGCCACCGCTTCTGTGTACCGCATTTGCCTCAGCTCCTCCGCAGTGATTAGTTTATCACTCTCCGGCGACCAAATTCCGGCGACTTCTTCTCTAACCCTAGATAAAACCTCCGGATGCGAATCGAGCAACGTGACGGCCCAGAGTAGTGACGAAGTTGAGGCGTCTTGCGACGCGAACAGGAAGTCAAACAGGTGGCCGCCGATCTCGGTGCTGGAGGTGTGCGGCGATGGTTTCTCGCCGGAATCTTCGGAAACGGCGATTTCGCGAAGTGTGTCTTGCATCCAGAAGTCAACGAGACACGTAGGCTCTTCACCTAACTTCATCTTCGTTTTACTATCTTCTGCACACACAGCGAGTGTTTTCACCAGCCGTGAAACCGCTAATCTCGCGTTACGAAACGCAAAACCCGGTAAATCCACCGGCAATTTCATCAACCCGACGTTGAAGAAGTTGTAATCGATTTCGAATCGTTTTCTCGACTCGCCGCTTAAATACGGGCCGACGAAAACGTTCTGACTCGTTTCTAAATTCATATCCCGGCAGAGTAACCGGAGAGGAAACGGGTTGGACCCGGAATCCGGTGAATCGACCCATGATTTCAagtgtttgaggatgatatgttgtTGAAGCTCAGTGTAGGTAGAAAGAGCTTTAGGAGTGAAATTTGGAGCGATACGACGTCGTAAGTCTTTATGCTCTTGACCCATCATGTAAATTAAATTATGCTCGCCGAATAGCTTTTTGCCGAACGGGTGGCCGACGAGGTGGAAAGCGTCTGGCCGAACGTTATTGAAGACTTTGTGGGAAAGTTCAGTTGACCGAATGAAAACAATGAATCTGCCGATTATGTAGTTGGTTGAGAATCCTAACCCGGAGGATTTCGCCATGGTGGATTGAAGATCCCAAAACGACGTCGGGTCACGTACTAGTGATATAGCGTTGCCGAAAAAGGGTAACACTAAATTCGGCCCCGGGACCGAGCGTTTCTTTTTTAAGTAATTGATTTGTTCAATGAAGATGAGAAATGTTGCAAAGGAAAGAATGTACGGCAGTAGCCGAACAAAGACGGTGACGAGAGACTCCATttggaagaaaagaaaagaaaaagaatgaaGAGAGAGTGATTGAAAGAAGGAGGGGGAGGGGAGGTGGTTTAAATGGAAAAGGTTGGTTGTGTGTGGGGTTTTAATACAGCTACAAAAAGGGGTGTTTGAGGTGGCGGTTTGTTAGCTGGTTTCGTTGACGACAAGGGCTGTTGTGGCCGCCCTTGTTCGTGTGTTGTCAACAGTCACGTTTTATTGGTTAATTCGCGAGGGAGGGTTAAAGTGGTTGACAATGAATGTTTGTAAAGGTTAATTTGTGTTGGGAAATGGCGTGCTGCTGCTAATTTAATTAGCCTTAGCCTTGGACTTTTGGGAGTTCATAGGGTCCGGTTTGAAAAATGGTAAAATATAAAAGTCGTTTTTGAATGTTACATGATCTcagaaaactttttttttttagaaattggTATAATCTAACATGTCCTGATGGTAAAGTGTTGATAATTAAggattttttttaggtttatcacTCACATGGCGTGGTGATAAAATATGTCATCTCTATCCAAAAGGTGAACGTTTAAAATGATTCAAAATATATAGGACTATTTAAGATTAAGTTAGTTTGTGATTAAAAAAAACAATGATATTTTCTTTATTTGTACGtttgatatttttttatatacatcCGTTTGCTCTTACATAATCATCATCTTTGATTTGGCTTCTTTTGTACTTACGACATTAcggaaaaaaaaactaaattttatgttaaataaaaccataaaaaagaattttaaattaaaaacttcAATGTCAGCACTTTGAGTAGCGTGATACCCTTAGTGTTAACATTTTAAAAAGAAAGTAACTTGTTTATTAACAATTTTACAAATAATATATTTCTAAAATCGATCCTCATAGCTCATCTTTAAAGTAGATTAAAAAGTCATATCGATCCTCATAGCTCATCTTTAAAGTAGATCCAAAAGTCAAAAGGTTTTAATACGCATACTCTGTTGTAAATTAActaaaaataaactattttttttacgtcaaatttggatcacttacggaccactggagtatcatcgcgccaccagcagaaccacccgatcatatccatctccactagataataatgcctatacaccaattcagaaggaaacccaataaatttaggaaaaaccccctttgtgggaatcgaacccatgacctaagaCTATCCGCATAAGTGAAAGGCTATCATTTCTACAAACAGCCTAATCAGCATGCGACATCAGCTTTTCACTTATTCTTCCCACAACCACTCTTTACCCACAACAATAACATGTATATCCTTCCCACAAACAaccttattataattattttattaaatttaaactaaataaaaaaaaaggacCCACCATTCCCCCATTCTTCATAATTCTTCCCCAAGAATCCTTAAGAATGAACACCCTCCATGTCATCCTTTACAACACCCACTAATCCATCCCTCTCACAAATGCCCTTCACATAGGCCAAGAATCACCTACAATACAAACATCCTTGATGTGGATAGTCTAATgatcataagccttatcccaccaccaagatgccactaggctataatgccatgggttaACTAAATAAACTATGTGTgattatattttatataattttgagCAGAAAtgtgtaattatattttatataattttgagGAGAAAATTAACGCAACCAAAATTTGGTGTCCTCTGTTAGTCAAACCTCATATCACTTGTCCTTTAAACTAATTATGTTTTTGCTCGAATTTTTACCATTTTAAcatatttattaatttatttattagaCATTAAAAAAAACTTCAATATTCAAATTGCCTTGGTTTGAGGCAGAAgcttgtgttttaatgaagtttacttttcaaaaaaaacaCATTAAAAAAAACTTCAATATTCAAGGAAAATAATTTATGAATAACTTTTAGGGTTcacgagccgagtcgaaccgagcggacctttgctcgtgcttggctcgtttacaaaccgaaccgcgcggagcggctcatttaaaaccgaaCCTCAAATCAAGCGAGCGTTTTTCGAGCAGTAAATattccgagcgagcgtcgagcgaagttcgagcAATTTGGACAACCATGTTGTCcgatttaaatttgctgagagagaCGGTGACAACGTTtggtctcaagtttttatgtctttaaaaacatgcacatttcatggtataatatttttcttatgaataacaatgttgtggccgacgaggcgatgatcatattgcacgaacaattacgttgagagcagagacgatcgacttagggtaacgacatgaaaTATTGAGGCGATAAGCAGCCTGTCGTTTatcggtttagggtttaactttcaGATTTgttattaattttttattggcGTGGTTGGTCTAGTACGTATAGATGTGCTTGTAAATTTGTATAGTGaaatccacaacttaatggtaatttccatttcaactctagtggaccctcgtcaaagtgtcgaaattttattttgacccgacgagtactaACCACATTtggggtacgaaatcgtcaagttaggggtgaaacccgcatctcgtcgattaagtcccattcctcgattttcaatctcgccaaagtcccgattgtttcaatcatttagagatgtgtagtaaccggaagggtaagataccgttaatcgcttctcgacgagagtatcttacctataggccaaagcacgttttctctaattcgaaagaactttcgacccactttggaatagtcaacgtttctctacccgaaacaatccaatgttttattgagcctctcttttatgtatctcaatttatatgtgattttatacttgaacgttcgttcatttcaaaattttgttttaatcatttcgcacgttatcgcaatcacaaacaataataatccctcgtgaacaaactaaatttacgatgctttcattTATTCACGTTATGCTATGTGAAATTCACGATTTTGCTATATGAGACGTTTaaacctttatgctatgtgaatcaATTTGaaccctttatgctatgtgacacTTTATGCTATATCGATCATTTTATGAAAacaattttcttaaataaacattatgatcaagtctcacctattcgttcttttgaatcttagatgtctACTCGTCACTCCAACACGTCTAAGAAGTCAAGGTCCCGTTCCACgaagaagatgatggctttcatggccgatcaatttgcGCGTGTCGTCCCAAAGGTCATTTCCGAGATTCGATCCTCCgaaactcctcactcttccgtcgactctaaggtTGAAATACGCAAGCCCGCCTCGTTCAACTTCAAGCACTTTTCGTCGTGCAATCCCAAACCATTCactggcaatgatggggtgaccgccATGCTCGAGTGGTTTGATAGCATAGAGATCACATTCATCAACAACGATTGCCCTGAAGAGCTCAAAACGCGTAGTGCGACTGGGGTATTCCAAGCCCGAACTCTCGAATGGTGGACGAACGAAAGGAACATCCGTTCGAACAAACTGGCATATGCGTTAGCAACGGAAGAAGTTAAGGCCCTgatgatggatgagttttgtcctccgcATGAGCAACAAAAGTTTGAGGAAGAATTTTGGGCACTAAAGCAAGTGGGAGATGAGAACCTAGCTTACAccacccgtttcaaacaactcaGCTTCATTGTCCCTCACCTTGTTATGACCCCTGAACGCAAGATAAGGAAGTACATCAATGGGTTACCATCTAGTATGCGCGATACGATCAAGGCAGCCAAACCCGATAGTATCGAAGTTGCCTACCGTTTGGCCGCTTCCCTAAACAACAATCGCATTCGCGATAAGCAGGTTGCAACCTCCACCAAGATAGCCAACTAGATTACCACTGACCATGAAGCCCAAATAAATGGTGGCGAGGGAAGGAAACGAAAGCTTCAACACGCAGAGTCAGTCAATAAGGTACGCGCTTGCTACAAGTGTGGAGACACTACTCATCTTCGTCCTCAATGTCCTCTATGGAATCAAGAACGACAGCAAGCCCAAGACGACAATGAAGACGTTGAGGGTACGCTTTTTCGCTAAACAACCTTATTACCTCTATACTCGCGTAAAACTTTGTATTTGTTAAACTTGAATCTATGTCATTCCAGTCAAAATTTCTGATGGCAAGTCCATCAACGTTGATTTTATTTTCCGTTATTGTTTCCTCGCGCTCAACATCCATGTTTTCTCGATCAACCAAGTACCCTCACCTTTTCCCTGcctcttcctaaatttcgggacgaaatttcctaaaggaggggagactgtaacgcccggctcttttgtactatccatttatagaaagttttgttcgtatttctatttttggaaaccttgtattcttgtaatcgttctttctttgtaatcgttgtaaaactgagacttggatcattaatgaaacttgtattttgttacatttatgttgtGCACACTCTATATATGCTCGTAcattcgatttggtgaatcaatttATGCTTAAACGTTATTCTCggaaactatgtgctaaacttgtaattaaactaaacttatgcatgaaacgtgttttgaacgtaaacgatacttggttatgacactTATACGCTCAAATATACTTTGATTATGATCGTCGTGCTTGattacaccttatactatgcttttatgtccaaacaagtccctaaactatcaAAAAGGCATCAAAAAGGATCAAACAtaaacttcagggactaaagtGTAACAAAATCAAACTTGTCAATATTGAGGCGCCGCATGACGCCAAGGTCCCTCGCGTCACGCTAGGCCCTGTtttcggcagaatgtgtgtttCTTCAGTTTTGTGCACGAAATCCCCAGACTTAAacccacccaatcacctttaatccacctctaatcacctccaatcacctctaacctcttccattataaatacccaccttctccaacccattttacaatttcacaactctctaatcttcacaaaatcactcttaatctgctgtaaatctgagttttggacagattcttgcatctttacaaaagtgagtgtaacttgctcatttctcaaccaaatcacttggttcttcttcctattgctttgttatgtccttgggtttgattccttggtttttccttggagaAATCATGCTCGGAATTGCCCTAAAAAGGAgcaaaactttctgttttgttttaagttattcaaaaacttgtttatactTATCAAACatgagtctaactcatctcaaacctatgtcctaatgctcataatcaaatgaatggttagttgagcttaaaaacaaggttgagacacttaaaatcagaggattaaacctcataaactttctgttttgtttagggtatttaacccacaagtcatgtcaagcttagaccttgatgaatgagtgattatggaacaacttgggttgtccaacatacaatcctcacatgatttgatgatttctcttagctTAGGTCATTTACATACTTGTACAAaccttagttcgtgaccctccttggttgtttttacatcaagtgaagtggtgaacaccaaaggggtacctaaatggaagcttggtcttcctaccccatacatgacatccatGACACTAAgaggtgcctaaacgaagattctaatcttctacctcctacttgaattattggactaaataatatgtaatacttaacctagatatatatacaTACCTATTCGAACCTTTAATgttgaacttgtgtttatatgttaaagtagtagaatatCATCCAAGACCTAAAACCctaatatgattctaatgggtgcACTACCCATGAAAACATTACAACCATATTGGTTACATAGTGTCATATGAGGGTTATAAAgttaaagatgattatttttatattatactTTATGCTATGTTAAAATCCGAATCCATAATCTTTCgttaaacgccaaactcacacacctatgtttcctcgtgtagaaggactaggtgctccaaactaatccatccaccaacttactcgcgggatttcaagtaggaaagcttgcaaccaccgtgagtatactcgatccccttttccctcttacactttgggatgcaacatgtatgatTATGCAAACAACATTTTAAACTCAAACGAAACATACTCTATCCATGATTAAACATGAAACTAATATGAATTACTTGTTATTCTCGTATGCTTTGTGAATgctttggaacgttatatgctcattaactttgctcgcccaccttaacaattatagcgctataggattaacgccccgcccgttatacttttgggtattgttaagttaaacattaccaccccgctaaacttttgggattaggctcttttatgcgttgtattctcgggtttgatcatattgtacgccaaaaTTGCATACTAGTATTCACACATTATGAATCATGTTGGATTTGAGTTTTtactctattatgctatgtaattaaacttgtatactcgcctttgcttttgcattgaaactctattttaatacatgttgcaggttgattaatgaagtatggatgaatgatgaaacaagtgtagggtggactagatacacacctttaatctatttatcttttgatgttatgttgaaatttgaacaatgttgttatttctactttaaaatgttgtatgacaatttagtattgcaatgaaatttgaatttaattaaatattgtcacatagtgttatgaagtctctagcaatctatacacacttcgtctcatcccgatgtttccgccatcggttggggtgtgacagtatgtgtatgtgtatgtgtatgtgtatgtgtatgtgtatgtgtatgtgtatgtgtatgagtatgagtatgagtatgagtatgagtatgagtatgtgtatgtgtatgagtatgagtatgtgtatgtgtatgtgtatactaattaaaaataataattcgagccgaaccgagccgagtggacctttgctcatgcttggctcgtttacaaaccgaaccgagcggagcggctcgtttacaaccgagcgtcaaatcgaacgagcattttccgagcaatttccgaacgagcgtcgagcgagcgaCGAGCGATTTGAACGGCCCTAATAACTTTACACACCTTTTAACTTCTTTTAAATAAACCCAATTAAAAGTTTATGAAAATTTAGTTTTCATTATTGTTTagataaaaaatataaaacaaaaagcaACCAAATAATTTTTCAAAACTCATCCAAGTTGTGTATATGAAGTTCTTTTATTGAATTTGAATATTGACCAATATTATCCGTCAAATGGTTGATTTAAACTTTTGGAAAGGCACATGTTGAAGTCCTTTTTGGGATAATGCAATAAGTGTGTACTCTTATTATATTGTTATAATAATGTTTGTAAATTGACCAAACATATGACAAAAAGGAATTGGCTTCTAATTCCTTGTTAGTCCTCGAACTTGGAAGATGAAATACATATAACAATTCTTTATACCATATACGAAGGACCTTACGTATGCATGTTTTGAAGTTTTTTTATTGTTGTTTGTTGATGAGTCAACGTCAAGTCCCCGAACCAAACCAAGGCATACGGACCGATCCATCTTCTTCCGGACAAGTGCTCTGACACTTGGTCCGACCTTACTCTTCCAAGCCCGACCTAAGAGAATCTTTAATTTCATAACTAACTTGGGACCTACATCAAAAACTGCCTGAAAACAAC comes from the Helianthus annuus cultivar XRQ/B chromosome 4, HanXRQr2.0-SUNRISE, whole genome shotgun sequence genome and includes:
- the LOC110937398 gene encoding cytochrome P450 710A11; translation: MESLVTVFVRLLPYILSFATFLIFIEQINYLKKKRSVPGPNLVLPFFGNAISLVRDPTSFWDLQSTMAKSSGLGFSTNYIIGRFIVFIRSTELSHKVFNNVRPDAFHLVGHPFGKKLFGEHNLIYMMGQEHKDLRRRIAPNFTPKALSTYTELQQHIILKHLKSWVDSPDSGSNPFPLRLLCRDMNLETSQNVFVGPYLSGESRKRFEIDYNFFNVGLMKLPVDLPGFAFRNARLAVSRLVKTLAVCAEDSKTKMKLGEEPTCLVDFWMQDTLREIAVSEDSGEKPSPHTSSTEIGGHLFDFLFASQDASTSSLLWAVTLLDSHPEVLSRVREEVAGIWSPESDKLITAEELRQMRYTEAVAREVIRYRAPATLVPHIAGEDFPLTETYTIPKGTIVFPSVYESSFQGFIEADRFDPDRFMEHRQEDRVYKKNYLAFGAGPHQCVGQRYAINHLVLFIAMFTSLFDFKRERSDGCDEIAYVPTICPRDDCKVVLSLRCRRFPCLS